The genomic segment GAGCAATTCCAAATCGCTGACGCATTCCGCCAGAAAAAGAATGAACGGCTTTGTCTTTATGCTTGCAATAAATTGGTCTGCTGCAACAAATACAGAATCTGATCGTGTCGTTCCTTTTTATTAACGATTCCTTTTAAAATGGCCAAATGATCGAGCAGTCGGTAAGCAGAGATTTTAGGATAAACACCAAATTCCTGAGGAAGATATCCTAGATTTTCTCTGATAAACATTGGATTTTCCAGAATATTAATTCCGTTAAATTCAATAGAGCCAGAAGTTGGTTCCTGCAAAGCAGCAATCGTTCGCATTAAAGTCGATTTTCCTGCTCCGTTTGGTCCAAGCAGGCCAAACATTCCGTTTGTAATGTCAAGCGATAAGTGGTCAATCGCTTTTGTGCCATTCTCATACGTTTTGCTGAGATTTTTGATTAATAAACTGTTCATTTTTTGATTGATTTTTGATGATTGAATAAATTATAATTTAAAAAATTCAGGCAATAGAATCCCTGTCGGCTTCCAAAACCGATTTTTTTATAAAGAAGAAATAAGATTTAAAAGAAAACTATTCGGCTACATATTCTAAAATATCACCTGGCTGGCAGTCTAATATTTTGCAAATAGCTTCGAGCGTATCAAATCGGATTCCTTTTGCTTTTCCAGTTTTTAAAATGGATAAATTGGCGGGTGTGATATCAAGTTTTTCTGCCAACTCTTTACTCTGCATCTTACGCTTGGCAAGCATTACATCTACATTTACAATTATTGGCATAGTTATATAAATAAGTCTTGTTCGTTCTGAAGGTTTAAACCCTGTTTAAAAATAGCAGCTAAAAAATAGGCAAAAGCTCCAAGCATTCCGTGCAGTATAATGAAAAGTGAAACCTCATTATCCAGCGGAACAAAAAAGAAGGCGATAAAAATCACGATACTCGGAACTAATAAATTCGATAAATAAAATCGCCTTAAATGCGAAATACCATTAGCAGTAAATAATTTAGGCTGAAAAAATATTCTGAAAACATTACTGCTCAATAAAAAGAATAATCCGTACAAACTCAATGGCGACAGAAAATCAAATAAAATATAAGGCAGGTTATAATCGCCCAGCATTACAGGATGAGTAGTAAACGGATAGCAAACCTGAAAATACTTTCCGTTATCCTTAAAAGTCAAAAATAATCCTGTTGTCAATGTAAAAACAGAATAAGCAGCCAAAAAGAAATAAACAACAGCTAAAAATCTGGTGAAGTAAAATAGTATTCTGGATACAATATGAGTTGTCTTCATATATCTTAAAAGTTAGATTGATATTGCAAATGTATAATTAATTATTGTAAAACAATAATTAATTATCAAAAAATAATTATTTGCTAATTAAAAACGAATATTATAATTCTCTTAACATTAGAAAATAAAAGGCATCCGAATAAATGAGTTAATTTTGCATATTAGCATTTTTTTATATGAAAAACCCAATTTCAGTCTCATTATTAGACCTCGCTATCATTACTCAGGATAGCAATGCATCAGAAACATTTCAAAAAACAAAAGACATAGCGCAATTAGCAGATACTTTAGGATACAAGCGATTTTGGCTTGCAGAACATCACAATATGGCACATGTTGCGAGTACAGCAACAGTTGTTTTAATCGGATATGTAGCAAGTCAGACAAAAAATATCCGTGTAGGTTCTGGCGGAATTATGTTGCCGAACCATTCACCTTTAGTAGTTGCCGAGCAATTTGGAACTTTAGAAACTCTTTATCCAAACCGAATAGATTTAGGTTTAGGAAGAGCGCCGGGAACAGATCAGCCAACAGCCGAAGCCATTCGAAAAGACTTTTTTGAGCAGGCACAGCGATTTCCGCAAAACGTGAGTAAGCTTCAAGAATATTTTTCAAGCGAAAATGCCACAGGAAAAGTTCGTGCCTTTCCTGCCGAAGGCTTAAAAGTCCCAATATGGATTCTAGGATCAAGTATGGATAGCGCAGCTTTGGCAGCAGCTTATGGATTACCTTATGCCTTTGCCGGACATTTCGCTCCAAAGTTGATGATTCAGGCATTTGAATTTTATAGAGAAAATTTCCAGCCTTCAGAGTTTTTAGATAAACCCAAAACAATGTCATGCGTAAATATAATTGCGGCAGATACAAATGAAGAAGTCGAGTTATTGTCTACAAGTTTGTACCAAATGTTTCTAAACTTAATTAGAAACGATCGTAAAGGTTTGCAGCCGCCAGTTCCGTCATTAGATGATATCATGAATGAAGCAGAACGTTTTCATGTCAATCAAATGACAGCTGGAACTTTTACAGGAAGCAAAGAGCAATTAATTACCGACTTGAAAAAATTTATTGACTACGCCAGAATCGACGAATTGATGATAACGAGTCCGATTTTCGATCATCAGGCAAAACTAAAAAGCATTCAAATCACAAAAGAAGTAATCGATAGTCTTAATGAAAGTATACATATATAAGTATATGACATATTAAGAGTATTTATATAGAGCGAAAAAATAAATAGCTACTATAATATATAAGAGAATTCAACCCGACAGGTTTTTAAAACCTGCCGGGTTTGTTATTTTATACATATATATAAGTATAGATTGTAATTGAATTCTATTTTGTGTAGAGACGCACCGCAGTGCGTCTTATTAATATTAGGTATGTAATAAAAGATATTGTCCGTTTTTTAATTTTTGAAGGAGAAATGAGGAATGATTTAGGAAGTTATCGAGGTAGATAATGCCATTTTCAAAATAAAACCGTTCTGAGGAGAGAAGAATTCAGCAAAAAGAAGGCTAAAACGGGGAGATGCAGCCGTTTTTTCGGGCAGAAGGTGTATTTAAAAAGATTGTTTATCCTTTAAAAAAGGGTATGAAAGCTTAAAAAGTCTATAAAAAGGGAAATCGAAAACGCCTGAAAAATGGCAAAAACCTATTAAAACAAAGAAAACCCTTACATGGAGGCAAAAAATTTTGATTTGTAAAAGAGCTGTTATCAGTGAGTTAAGAAAAAGGATTAAAAAAAGAATAAAAAAAGATGAGAAAAAGGCTTGCGTAACTGGAATTGTTGTGTACTTTTGCACCCGCAGAAACGAAAAACGTTCATCGAAATACTGACAGGCATACGGAATCGACCAGAGAAAAAAAATCTGAAAAAAGATTGCGAAAAGCTTGTGAGATTTGAAAATGCTTTTTACATTTGCACCCCGCAAAACACGGAAAGTTCCTTGAGAGACTGAAGAAAAATGAGAAAATGGAAACGAAAAAAAAGTTTCAAAATTTTTTAAATTTTTCTTGCGAGAAACAAAAAGAAGTTTTAGTTTTGCACCCGCTTTGAGAAACAAGCGAAATACAAAAAGAAATACACGTTCGTAGACATATTGAATTGACAGCCGTCCCGAGAGATCGGGACAGAAAAAATAAGAGTAATAGAATCGTAAGGATTCGAAGAGAACCGATAGAAGAGCATCGCATAATAATATTTAAAATATACGATGAAGAGTTTGATCATGGCTCAGATTGAACGCTGGCGGCAGGCCTAACACATGCAAGTCGAGCGGTAAGCAGAGGAGCTTGCTTCGGGTGACGAGCGGCGGACGGGTGAGTAATGTCTGGGAAACTGCCTGTTAGAGGGGGGATACGCTCCTGAGAAACGCGGTAGCTAATACCGCATACCGTCGCAAGACTAAAGAGTGGGCCCTTCGGGTTTATAATTAAGGTCACATCGGTGACAGATGAGCCCAGCTGGGTCGGATTAGCTAGTTGGTGGGGTAATGGCTCACCAAGGCGACGATCCCTAGCTGGTCTGAGAGGATGACCAGCCACACTGGAACTGAGACACGGTCCAGACTCCTACGGGAGGCAGCAGTGGGGAATATTGCACAATGGGCGCAAGCCTGATGCAGCCATGCCGCGTGTATGAAGAAGGCCTTCGGGTTGTAAAGTACTTTCAGCGGGGAGGAAGGCGTGTAGGAGCTTGACGTTACCCGCAGAAGAAGCACCGGCTAACTCCGTGCCAGCAGCCGCGGTAATACGGAGGGTGCAAGCGTTAATCGGAATTACTGGGCGTAAAGCGCACGCAGGCGGTCTGTCAAGTCGGATGTGAAATCCCCGGGCTCAACCTGGGAACTGCATTCGAAACTGGCAGGCTAGAGTCTTGTAGGGGGGGTAGAATTCCAGGTGTAGCGGTGAAATGCGTAGAGATCTGGAGGAATACCGGTGGCGAAGGCGGCCCGCTGGACAAGTACTGACGCTGAGGTGCGAAAGCGTGGGGAGCAAACAGGATTAGATACCCTGGTAGTCCACGCCGTAAACGATGTCTCTACTGGAGCGGTTGGGCCCCGAGTTCAGGCGTGGCTTCCGGAGCTAACGCGTTAAGTATCGACCGCCTGGGGAGTACGGCCGCAAGGTTAAAACTCAAATGAATTGACGGGGGCCCGCACAAGCGGTGGAGCATGTGGTTTAATTCGATGCAACGCGAAGAACCTTACCTACCCTTGACATCCAGAACTGACCAGATTTGGAGATAGATGGCTTTCGGGAAGACGAGTTGACACAGGTGCTGCATGGCTGTCGTCAGCTCGTGTCGTGAGATGTTGGGTTAAGTCCCGCAACGAGCGCAACCCTTGTCCTTAGTTGCCAGCGAGTAGGGTCGGGAACTCTAAGGAGACTGCCAGTGACAAACTGGAGGAAGGTGGGGATGACGTCAAGTCATCATGGCCCTTACGGCCAGGGCTACACACGTGCTACAATGGTCGGTACAAAGAGAAGCCACCTCGCGAGGGGAAGCGAATCCTCATAAAGCCGGTCGTAGTCCGGATTGGAGTCTGCAACTCGACTCCATGAAGTCGGAATCGCTAGTAATCGGAGATCAGAATGCTCCGGTGAATACGTTCCCGGGCCTTGTACACACCGCCCGTCACACCATGGGAGTGGGTTGCACCAGAAGTAGGTAGCTTAACCGGGAGGGCGGTTGCCACGGTGTGGCCGGTGACTGGGGTGAAGTCGTAACAAGGTAGCCGTAGCGGAAGGTGCGGCTGGATCACCTCCTTTCTAGAGCCTTAGTGTTAGCTATACGCACGCTGGGGAAAAAGATGCTCTGGTTTGATAAGGATCGAGATTGTATTACTCTTGCTGATTTAAGAAATAAAAAGTAAAAAAAAAGAGTCTGTAGCTCAGTTGGTTAGAGCACTACACTGATAAGGGTGAGGTCGGCGGTTCGAGTCTGCCCGGGACTACTTTTTAAAGCTTAGTAAAGGAAATTCTGGAAGCTGGGATTCCGGGGTCAACTGTTCCAATCAGATTGAAAAATGGGGGATTAGCTCAGCTGGGAGAGCGCCTGCTTTGCACGCAGGAGGTCAGGAGTTCGACCTCCGTTAGGCTCCACAAAAGCCGTAAGCTTTAAGCTTTAGGCTGTAAGCTGAGAAAGCCTAAAGCATATTGCTTGAAGCCTAAAGCGAAATAAAGTTCATTGACATATTGAGATAAGAAAATAATAAGAAAGTAGAAAGCGTTTTTATTATAAGCAGTAATGCAGGTAATAAAAACAAAAAAAACGGTCATATTAATTTTGTGATTGGTTAAGCGACTAAGCGTACACGGTGGATGCCTTGGCAGTCAGAGGCGATGAAGGACGTGCTAATCTGCGAAAAGCTACGGGGAGCTGGCAAACAAGCTTTGATCCGTAGATATCCGAATGGGGAAACCCACTATGTTGAAGACATAGTACACCGTCATAGGTGCAAGAGGCGAACCAGGGGAACTGAAACATCTAAGTACCCTGAGGAAAAGAAATCAACCGAGATTCCCTTAGTAGTGGCGAGCGAACGGGGAGGAGCCCAAACCAGTCTGTTTCGGCTTGCTGTGTTTGTATTTTAGCTGCGAAGGAACTGACTGGAAAGTCGGGCCATAGAGGGTGATAGCCCCGTACGCGTAATAAATGTAATAGATAGTGGTATCCTGAGTAGGGCGGGGCACGTGAAACCCTGTCTGAATATGGGGGGACCATCCTCCAAGGCTAAATACTCCTGACTGACCGATAGTGAACCAGTACCGTGAGGGAAAGGCGAAAAGAACCCCGGCGAGGGGAGTGAAATAGATCCTGAAACCGTGTACGCTACAAGCAGTGGGAGCCCTTTCGTGGGGTGACTGCGTACCTTTTGTATAATGGGTCAGCGACTTATATTCAGTAGCAAGGTTAACCGTATAGGGGAGCCGTAGCGAAAGCGAGTCTTAATAGGGCGTTTAGTTGCTGGGTATAGACCCGAAACCGGGCGATCTATCCATGAGCAGGTTGAAGGTTGGGTAACACTAACTGGAGGACCGAACCCACTCCCGTTGAAAAGGTAGGGGATGACTTGTGGATCGGGGTGAAAGGCTAATCAAGCTCGGAGATAGCTGGTTCTCCCCGAAAGCTATTTAGGTAGCGCCTCGGATGAATACCATTGGGGGTAGAGCACTGTTTCGGCTAGGGGGTCATCCCGACTTACCAAACCGATGCAAACTCCGAATACCGAGAAGTGCCGAGAATGGGAGACACACGGCGGGTGCTAACGTCCGTCGTGAAAAGGGAAACAACCCAGACCGCCAGCTAAGGTCCCAAAGTTGTGGTTAAGTGGTAAACGATGTGGGAAGGCTTAGACAGCTAGGAGGTTGGCTTAGAAGCAGCCATCCTTTAAAGAAAGCGTAATAGCTCACTGGTCGAGTCGGCCTGCGCGGAAGATGTAACGGGGCTAAACCATAGCACCGAAGCTGCGGGCGGACGTTTGTATGTATGTGCTGTGGTAGGGGAGCGTTCTGTAAGCCGATGAAGGTGTATTGAGAAGTTGCTGGAGGTATCAGAAGTGCGAATGCTGACATGAGTAGCGATAAAGGGGGTGAAAAGCCCCCTCGCCGAAAGCCCAAGGTTTCCTGCGCAACGTTCATCGGCGCAGGGTGAGTCGGCCCCTAAGGCGAGGCCGAAAGGCGTAGTCGATGGGAAACAGGTTAATATTCCTGTACTTCTAATTACTGCGATGGAGGGACGGAGAAGGTGATGTAAGCTAGCCGCGAGCTGACGGTTGTCCCGGTTTAAGTACGTAGGCTGTAGGTTGCCTGTAGTAAAGGATGCGCAGGAACCCTGGGGTGAGATGACGATAGCACTACGGTGTCTTCGGACGAAGAGATAGTGCGCCTGCTTCCAAGAAAAGCCACTAAGCTCCAGGTAACATTAGAACCGTACCCCAAACCGACACAGGTGGGTCAGGTAGAGAATACCAAGGCGCTTGAGAGAACTCTGGGTGAAGGAACTCGGCAAAATGGCCCCGTAACTTCGGGAGAAGGACGTGAGAGGTGACGCGGCGCCGTAGCAATCGGGGCCGAAATCAGTCGAAAAGGTACCAGCTGGCTGCGACTGTTTATTAAAAACACAGCACTCTGCAAACACGAAAGTGGACGTATAGGGTGTGACGCCTGCCCGGTGCCGGAAGGTTAATTGATGGGGTTAGCGGCAAGGCGAAGCTCTTGATCGAAGCCCCGGTAAACGGCGGCCGTAACTATAACGGTCCTAAGGTAGCGAAATTCCTTGTCGGGTAAGTTCCGACCTGCACGAATGGCGTAACGATGTGGCCACGCTGTCTCCACCCAGAGACTCAGTGAAATTGAAATCGCTGTGAAGATGCAGTGTACCCGCGGCTAGACGGAAAGACCCCGTGAACCTTTACTATAGCTTTGCACTGACCTTGGATCCTTGATGTGTAGGATAGGTGGGAGGCTTTGAAGCGTGGACGCCAGTCTGCGTGGAGCCATCCTTGAAATACCACCCTGTTAATGTTTGATTGGCTGAGGTTCTAACCGGCGTGGGCGGCCGTGATGCGGTCGTTGGGACAGTGTATGGTGGGTAGTTTGACTGGGGCGGTCTCCTCCCAAAGCGTAACGGAGGAGTTCGAAGGTACGCTAGGTACGGTCGGACATCGTGCCGAGAGTGCAATGGCATAAGCGTGCTTGACTGCGAGACTGACGAGTCGAGCAGGTACGAAAGTAGGTCATAGTGATCCGGTGGTTCTGTATGGAAGGGCCATCGCTCAACGGATAAAAGGTACTCCGGGGATAACAGGCTGATACCGCCCAAGAGTTCATATCGACGGCGGTGTTTGGCACCTCGATGTCGGCTCATCACATCCTGGGGCTGAAGTAGGTCCCAAGGGTATGGCTGTTCGCCATTTAAAGAGGTACGTGAGCTGGGTTTAAAACGTCGTGAGACAGTTTGGTCCCTATCTTCCGTGGGCGCTGCAGATTTGAGAGAGCCTGCTCCTAGTACGAGAGGACCGGAGTGGACGCACCTCTGGTGTACCGGTTGTCACGCCAGTGGCATTGCCGGGTAGCTAAGTGCGGAAGAGATAACCGCTGAAAGCATCTAAGCGGGAAACTCGTCTCAAGATGAGATTTCTTTTAAGGATCGTGGAAGACGACCACGTTGATAGGCTATAGATGTAAAGGCAGTAATGTCATAGTCGAGTAGTACTAATAATCCGTAAGCTTATGTACACCCTTTTCCCTCTCGTCCCAGACGAGAGGGAG from the Flavobacterium sp. genome contains:
- a CDS encoding helix-turn-helix transcriptional regulator translates to MPIIVNVDVMLAKRKMQSKELAEKLDITPANLSILKTGKAKGIRFDTLEAICKILDCQPGDILEYVAE
- a CDS encoding DUF2975 domain-containing protein gives rise to the protein MKTTHIVSRILFYFTRFLAVVYFFLAAYSVFTLTTGLFLTFKDNGKYFQVCYPFTTHPVMLGDYNLPYILFDFLSPLSLYGLFFLLSSNVFRIFFQPKLFTANGISHLRRFYLSNLLVPSIVIFIAFFFVPLDNEVSLFIILHGMLGAFAYFLAAIFKQGLNLQNEQDLFI
- a CDS encoding LLM class flavin-dependent oxidoreductase; this translates as MKNPISVSLLDLAIITQDSNASETFQKTKDIAQLADTLGYKRFWLAEHHNMAHVASTATVVLIGYVASQTKNIRVGSGGIMLPNHSPLVVAEQFGTLETLYPNRIDLGLGRAPGTDQPTAEAIRKDFFEQAQRFPQNVSKLQEYFSSENATGKVRAFPAEGLKVPIWILGSSMDSAALAAAYGLPYAFAGHFAPKLMIQAFEFYRENFQPSEFLDKPKTMSCVNIIAADTNEEVELLSTSLYQMFLNLIRNDRKGLQPPVPSLDDIMNEAERFHVNQMTAGTFTGSKEQLITDLKKFIDYARIDELMITSPIFDHQAKLKSIQITKEVIDSLNESIHI